In Vicinamibacterales bacterium, one genomic interval encodes:
- a CDS encoding thiolase family protein, translating into MPSRDVFDVYIVGAARTPIGKYGGALRNVHPAELGAAAARAAIERAGITADAIDEVLVGHARQAGSGPNPARQVGRKAGVPDRVPAQTINKACASGVQTIATGAQSIRLGESEMVLAGGIESMSRMPYLIDSEDARWGHKMGNFTLVDAMYRDGFTCSVCGLIMGETVELLAREYGITRDASDRYALDSQQKAERAIAAGRFRDEITPVGYRDLKGKDQTLAADEHPRAGTTIESLQKLPLVFPAVEGGAGVVTAGSSSGITDGGAAVVVAGEDAVKARGLTPLVKITGWATAGVDPRRMGIGPVPAVQKLLKQTGLSLDDFDLVELNEAFAAQVLAVLKDLPIPLDRLNVNGGAIALGHPIGCTGTRIVVTLVYEMLRRKARRGLATLCVSGGMGMAIALERAGG; encoded by the coding sequence ATGCCGTCCCGGGACGTCTTCGACGTGTACATCGTAGGCGCGGCCCGCACGCCCATCGGCAAGTACGGCGGCGCGTTGAGGAACGTGCATCCGGCGGAGCTCGGCGCCGCCGCGGCGCGCGCCGCCATCGAGCGGGCCGGCATCACGGCCGACGCCATCGACGAGGTCCTCGTCGGGCACGCCCGCCAGGCGGGCTCTGGTCCCAATCCGGCGCGGCAGGTCGGCCGGAAAGCCGGCGTGCCCGATCGCGTCCCCGCGCAGACGATCAACAAGGCGTGCGCGTCGGGCGTGCAGACGATCGCCACCGGCGCGCAGTCGATCCGGCTCGGCGAGTCCGAGATGGTGCTCGCCGGCGGCATCGAGTCGATGAGCCGCATGCCGTATCTCATCGACAGCGAAGACGCACGCTGGGGCCACAAGATGGGCAACTTCACGCTCGTCGACGCGATGTATCGCGACGGGTTCACCTGCTCGGTCTGCGGCCTGATCATGGGCGAGACGGTGGAGCTGCTGGCGCGCGAGTACGGGATCACGCGCGACGCCTCCGATCGCTACGCGCTCGATTCGCAGCAGAAGGCCGAGCGCGCGATCGCCGCCGGGCGCTTCCGCGACGAAATCACGCCCGTCGGATACAGGGACCTGAAAGGGAAGGACCAGACGCTCGCCGCCGACGAACATCCGCGCGCGGGCACGACGATCGAGAGCCTGCAGAAGCTGCCGCTGGTCTTCCCAGCGGTGGAAGGGGGAGCCGGCGTCGTCACGGCGGGCTCGTCTTCCGGGATCACCGACGGGGGCGCGGCGGTGGTCGTGGCCGGTGAGGACGCCGTCAAGGCACGGGGCCTGACACCGCTCGTCAAGATCACCGGCTGGGCGACCGCTGGCGTCGATCCGCGGCGCATGGGCATCGGTCCCGTCCCCGCCGTGCAGAAGCTGTTGAAGCAGACCGGGCTGTCGCTCGACGACTTCGATCTCGTCGAGCTGAACGAGGCGTTCGCCGCGCAGGTGCTCGCCGTCCTGAAGGACCTGCCGATTCCGCTCGACCGGCTCAACGTCAACGGCGGCGCCATCGCGCTCGGGCATCCCATCGGCTGCACCGGCACGCGCATCGTCGTGACGCTCGTCTACGAGATG